From a single Kitasatospora sp. NBC_00458 genomic region:
- a CDS encoding MFS transporter, with translation MTASFMDLVDVTIVNIAIPSIQESTGASFSAVQWVTGGYALAFAIGLITGGRLGDIHGRKRLFLIGMGGFTLASALCGLAGGAEMLVAMRILQGGTAALMVPQVLSIIHATFPAEERGKVFGLFGAVVGLGAVTGPLIGALLTEWDLFGLGWRPIFLINLPVGVAGLLLGRVFIGESKAERALKLDLVGVVLASAALLMLIYPLTHGREAGWPLWGHLVMAGSVPVFALFVAYERVKERRDGSPLVELSLFRVRSFAAGIGVQLTFGVVSGIFFLVWTLYMQLGLGWSPLKAGATGIPFSIAISVAAGLSVQQLVPRFGRKVLQAGALVMGLGVLLYIGEAERYGTGIAPWQMALPLVVMGAGMGLIVAPITDSVLAEVPKEHAGSASGLINTVNQVGLALGLGLVSVAFFGAIPAAAPSVGDAFGAAFVHAMWWVLGVLAVVFLLMFALPARRSAGAGSVDGTGSVDGTGSVDGTGAAPGAADAASSERPSEPVLV, from the coding sequence ATGACGGCCTCCTTCATGGACCTGGTGGACGTCACGATCGTGAACATCGCGATCCCGAGCATCCAGGAGTCGACGGGTGCGTCGTTCTCCGCGGTGCAGTGGGTGACCGGCGGGTACGCGCTGGCGTTCGCGATCGGTCTGATCACCGGTGGCCGGCTGGGTGACATCCACGGCCGGAAGCGGCTGTTCCTGATCGGCATGGGCGGCTTCACGCTCGCCTCGGCGCTGTGCGGGCTGGCGGGCGGGGCCGAGATGCTGGTCGCGATGCGGATCCTGCAGGGCGGGACGGCGGCGCTGATGGTGCCGCAGGTGCTGTCGATCATCCACGCGACCTTCCCGGCGGAGGAGCGCGGCAAGGTGTTCGGCCTGTTCGGCGCGGTGGTCGGGCTGGGCGCGGTCACCGGTCCGCTGATCGGCGCCCTGCTGACGGAGTGGGACCTGTTCGGGCTGGGCTGGCGGCCGATCTTCCTGATCAACCTGCCGGTCGGTGTGGCCGGGCTGCTGCTCGGCCGGGTCTTCATCGGCGAGTCGAAGGCCGAACGGGCGCTGAAGCTCGACCTGGTGGGCGTGGTGCTGGCCAGCGCCGCCCTGCTGATGCTGATCTACCCGCTGACCCACGGCCGGGAGGCCGGCTGGCCGCTCTGGGGCCACCTGGTGATGGCCGGGAGCGTGCCGGTGTTCGCCCTGTTCGTGGCCTACGAGCGGGTGAAGGAGCGGCGGGACGGCTCGCCGCTGGTGGAGCTGTCGCTGTTCCGGGTCAGGAGCTTCGCCGCCGGGATCGGGGTGCAGCTGACCTTCGGGGTGGTCTCCGGGATCTTCTTCCTGGTCTGGACGCTCTACATGCAGCTCGGACTCGGCTGGAGCCCGCTGAAGGCCGGTGCGACGGGCATCCCGTTCTCGATCGCGATCTCGGTCGCGGCCGGGCTCTCGGTCCAGCAGCTGGTGCCGCGGTTCGGGCGGAAGGTGCTCCAGGCGGGGGCGCTGGTGATGGGGCTGGGCGTGCTGCTGTACATCGGCGAGGCCGAGCGGTACGGCACGGGCATCGCGCCCTGGCAGATGGCGCTGCCGCTGGTGGTGATGGGCGCCGGGATGGGCCTGATCGTCGCGCCGATCACGGACTCGGTGCTGGCCGAGGTGCCCAAGGAGCACGCCGGTTCGGCGTCCGGGCTGATCAACACGGTGAACCAGGTGGGGCTGGCGCTGGGGCTCGGGCTGGTCTCGGTGGCGTTCTTCGGTGCGATTCCGGCTGCGGCCCCCTCGGTGGGGGACGCGTTCGGGGCGGCGTTCGTGCACGCGATGTGGTGGGTGCTCGGGGTGCTGGCGGTGGTCTTCCTGCTGATGTTCGCGCTGCCGGCGCGGCGGTCGGCCGGTGCGGGGAGCGTGGACGGAACGGGGAGCGTGGACGGAACGGGGAGCGTGGACGGAACGGGTGCTGCGCCCGGCGCCGCTGACGCCGCGTCGTCGGAGCGGCCGTCGGAGCCGGTGCTGGTCTGA
- a CDS encoding helix-turn-helix transcriptional regulator: MTDTPARLLSLLSLLQTPREWPGSELAGRLQVSPRTIRRDIDRLRELGYPVEATMGPIGGYRLVAGTAMPPLLLDDEEAVAIAVGLRAAAGHAVVGIEEASVRALGKLLQVLPGRLRHRVSALDKATLPLLGGDGPTVDPEDLTVLANAVANHERLRFGYRAGDGAETRRQVEPNRLVSAGRRWYLVGFDLDREDWRIFRVDRISEPLATGARFTPRPLPAEDAAAYVAEKLRRLAPAYTLDATLHLPAAEVERWLNRNGDTEVEPVDEHTCRLRSRADSLEWLAMRLLMLGCDFEVHEPPEMHAHLRALAARAARAADAGS, from the coding sequence ATGACCGACACTCCGGCACGACTCCTGAGCCTGCTCTCCCTCCTCCAGACCCCGCGCGAGTGGCCCGGCAGCGAGCTGGCCGGGCGCCTCCAGGTCAGTCCGCGCACCATCCGGCGCGACATCGACCGGCTGCGCGAGCTCGGCTACCCGGTCGAGGCCACCATGGGGCCGATCGGCGGCTACCGGCTGGTCGCGGGCACCGCGATGCCGCCGCTGCTGCTGGACGACGAGGAGGCGGTGGCCATCGCCGTAGGCCTCCGGGCGGCGGCCGGACACGCGGTGGTGGGCATCGAGGAGGCCTCCGTCCGCGCCCTCGGCAAGCTGCTCCAGGTGCTGCCCGGCCGCCTCCGCCACCGGGTGTCCGCCCTCGACAAGGCCACCCTCCCGCTGCTCGGCGGCGACGGCCCGACCGTCGACCCGGAGGACCTCACCGTGCTCGCCAACGCCGTCGCCAACCACGAGCGCCTCCGCTTCGGCTACCGGGCGGGCGACGGCGCCGAGACCCGGCGGCAGGTGGAGCCGAACCGGCTGGTCTCGGCCGGCCGGCGCTGGTACCTGGTCGGCTTCGACCTCGACCGCGAGGACTGGCGGATCTTCCGGGTGGACCGGATCAGCGAGCCCCTCGCCACCGGCGCCCGCTTCACCCCCCGGCCGCTCCCGGCCGAGGACGCGGCCGCCTACGTGGCGGAGAAGCTCCGCCGCCTCGCCCCCGCCTACACCCTGGACGCCACCCTGCACCTGCCCGCCGCCGAGGTCGAGCGCTGGCTGAACCGCAACGGCGACACCGAGGTGGAGCCCGTCGACGAGCACACCTGCCGGCTCCGCTCCCGCGCCGACTCCCTGGAGTGGCTCGCGATGCGGCTGCTCATGCTGGGCTGCGACTTCGAAGTGCACGAGCCACCCGAGATGCACGCCCACCTGCGCGCCCTCGCCGCCCGGGCCGCGCGCGCGGCCGACGCCGGGAGCTGA
- a CDS encoding YbhB/YbcL family Raf kinase inhibitor-like protein, with amino-acid sequence MSVRPPLPYEFLPQVPSFELTSEDVTEGGTLAEEFIHAGANLSPQLSWSGLPEGTRSIAVTCYDPDAPTGSGWWHWLALDLPADTTGLPRGAGASDADLPGERSFHGRNDFPGNKYDGAAPPPGPAHRYAFAVHALDVDALDVAADLPPAQIGFNITFHTLARAVLTAEYGV; translated from the coding sequence ATGAGCGTCCGTCCGCCGCTCCCGTACGAGTTCCTGCCGCAGGTCCCGTCCTTCGAGCTGACCAGCGAGGACGTCACCGAAGGCGGCACGCTGGCCGAGGAGTTCATCCACGCCGGGGCCAACCTCTCGCCGCAGCTGTCCTGGTCCGGCCTGCCCGAGGGCACCCGCTCCATCGCCGTCACCTGCTACGACCCGGACGCCCCGACCGGCTCCGGCTGGTGGCACTGGCTGGCCCTGGACCTGCCCGCCGACACCACCGGGCTGCCGCGCGGCGCCGGCGCCTCCGACGCCGACCTGCCGGGCGAGCGCTCCTTCCACGGGCGCAACGACTTCCCCGGCAACAAGTACGACGGCGCCGCCCCGCCGCCCGGACCGGCCCACCGCTACGCCTTCGCGGTGCACGCGCTGGACGTGGACGCGCTGGACGTCGCCGCGGACCTCCCGCCGGCCCAGATCGGCTTCAACATCACCTTCCACACCCTGGCCCGCGCGGTGCTCACCGCCGAGTACGGGGTCTGA
- a CDS encoding rhomboid family intramembrane serine protease yields the protein MAPRFARLLRDSRLALFTMLGALAVIWAVQVANWLDDYRLSYEYGMSSGRLDELPDMFTMPLLHFGWDHIQANSWPLFAFGFLAAYRGIKRFLLATLLIVVAGGLTVWLFERPEAVTAGASGLVYGYFGYVALRGIFDRNLLDTAIGLVVGALYSYLLLGVLPSAQGVSWLGHLGGLVGGLAGAWLLRDRTPKPRPAAAGTGGGGTGTAGGTGTHSGARADLLKELDDLGI from the coding sequence ATGGCCCCCCGATTCGCCCGTCTGCTCCGCGACTCCCGTCTGGCGCTGTTCACGATGCTCGGCGCACTGGCCGTCATCTGGGCGGTCCAGGTGGCGAACTGGCTCGACGACTACCGCCTCTCCTACGAGTACGGCATGAGCTCGGGACGGCTGGACGAGCTGCCCGACATGTTCACCATGCCGCTGCTGCACTTCGGCTGGGACCACATCCAGGCCAACTCCTGGCCGCTGTTCGCCTTCGGCTTCCTCGCCGCGTACCGGGGCATCAAGCGGTTCCTGCTGGCGACGCTGCTGATCGTGGTGGCCGGCGGGCTCACCGTCTGGCTCTTCGAGCGCCCGGAGGCCGTGACGGCCGGGGCCAGCGGCCTGGTCTACGGGTACTTCGGCTACGTGGCGCTGCGCGGGATCTTCGACCGCAACCTGCTGGACACCGCCATCGGCCTGGTCGTCGGCGCGCTGTACTCCTACCTCCTGCTGGGCGTCCTGCCGAGCGCGCAGGGCGTCAGCTGGCTGGGTCACCTCGGTGGGCTGGTCGGCGGACTGGCCGGAGCCTGGCTGCTGCGCGACCGTACGCCGAAGCCCCGGCCCGCCGCCGCGGGCACGGGCGGCGGCGGCACCGGCACGGCCGGCGGCACCGGCACGCACTCCGGCGCCCGCGCCGATCTGCTCAAGGAACTCGACGATCTGGGCATCTAG